A single genomic interval of Streptomyces graminofaciens harbors:
- a CDS encoding alpha/beta hydrolase has protein sequence MHIRRTPRPDRSLRRTGGALFAVAALLVSACSSGGSSSAATADAAGTVALGALPRSTPSTLAPYYEQNLSWRDCANAPGFQCATMKAPLDYAKPADGDIKLAVSRRKASGPGERLGSLLVNPGGPGGSAVGYLHGYAGIAYPSQIRARYDMVAVDPRGAAGSEPVECLTGRQMDTFTQTDLTPDDQGEKAQVVAAFKKFAEGCGQRYPKLLRHISTVEAARDMDVLRAVLGDKKLTYVGASYGTFLGATYAGLFPDRVGRLVLDGALDPTLSARKLNEEQTAGFETAFRSFAKDCVSQRDCPLGRTTAQVGENLKALFERLDSQPLVTGDTDGRQLGESLATTGVIAAMYDEGSWPRLRQALTDAIREEDGTGLLAFADGYYERDASGTYSNLMYANAAVNCLDLPAAFATSDQAEAAVPDFEKASPVFGRALAWASLNCAYWPVAPTGKPQRIEAKGAAPIVVVGTTRDPATPYHWARALASQLSSARLLTYEGDGHTAYGRGSECIDATINAYLLRGTPPVEGKRCSQP, from the coding sequence ATGCACATCAGGCGTACTCCTCGGCCGGATCGGTCCCTGCGTCGTACCGGCGGCGCGTTGTTCGCCGTCGCCGCCCTTCTCGTCTCGGCCTGTTCCTCGGGCGGTTCGAGTTCGGCGGCGACCGCGGACGCGGCGGGCACGGTGGCGCTGGGCGCGCTGCCCCGCTCGACCCCGTCGACGCTGGCCCCGTACTACGAACAGAACCTGAGCTGGCGCGACTGCGCCAACGCCCCAGGTTTCCAATGCGCCACGATGAAGGCGCCCCTCGACTACGCGAAGCCGGCCGACGGCGACATCAAGCTGGCCGTCTCGCGCAGAAAGGCCTCCGGCCCCGGCGAGCGCCTCGGCTCGCTGCTGGTCAACCCGGGCGGCCCGGGTGGCTCGGCGGTCGGCTACCTCCACGGGTACGCGGGCATCGCCTACCCGTCACAGATCCGCGCCCGCTACGACATGGTTGCCGTCGACCCGCGCGGCGCCGCCGGCAGCGAGCCGGTGGAATGCCTCACCGGCCGCCAGATGGACACGTTCACGCAGACCGACCTCACACCCGACGACCAGGGGGAGAAGGCACAGGTCGTCGCCGCGTTCAAGAAGTTCGCGGAGGGGTGCGGGCAGCGGTATCCGAAGCTGCTGCGGCACATCTCCACGGTCGAGGCCGCCCGCGACATGGACGTCCTGCGCGCGGTGCTGGGCGACAAGAAGCTGACGTACGTGGGCGCGTCGTACGGGACGTTCCTCGGTGCGACGTACGCCGGGCTGTTCCCCGACCGTGTGGGCCGACTGGTCCTGGACGGCGCGCTCGACCCGACGCTGTCCGCCCGCAAGCTCAACGAGGAGCAGACGGCGGGCTTCGAGACGGCCTTCCGGTCCTTCGCGAAGGACTGCGTGAGCCAGAGGGACTGCCCGTTGGGGCGCACGACGGCACAGGTCGGCGAGAACCTGAAGGCCCTGTTCGAACGGTTGGACTCGCAGCCGCTCGTGACCGGCGACACGGATGGCCGCCAACTGGGCGAATCCCTCGCCACCACGGGCGTGATCGCCGCGATGTACGACGAGGGTTCCTGGCCCCGGCTGCGCCAGGCCCTCACCGATGCGATCCGCGAAGAGGACGGCACCGGCCTGCTCGCCTTCGCGGACGGCTACTACGAGCGCGACGCGAGCGGCACCTACTCGAACCTGATGTACGCCAACGCCGCCGTGAACTGCCTCGACCTGCCCGCGGCCTTCGCGACCTCCGACCAGGCCGAGGCTGCCGTCCCCGACTTCGAGAAGGCATCGCCCGTCTTCGGCCGTGCCCTCGCCTGGGCCTCCCTGAACTGCGCGTACTGGCCGGTCGCGCCGACGGGCAAGCCGCAGCGCATCGAGGCGAAGGGCGCCGCGCCGATCGTCGTGGTCGGCACCACCCGGGACCCGGCGACTCCCTACCACTGGGCCCGCGCCCTAGCCTCCCAGCTCTCCTCCGCCCGCCTCCTCACCTACGAGGGCGACGGACACACGGCGTACGGCCGCGGCAGCGAGTGCATCGACGCGACGATCAACGCGTACCTGCTGCGCGGCACTCCGCCGGTCGAAGGGAAGCGCTGCTCACAGCCGTGA
- a CDS encoding L-fuconate dehydratase: MRPHPTRGRITALDAYDIRFPTSRRLEGSDAMNPDPDYSAAYVIVRTDVGDGLEGHGFCFTIGRGNEVEVAAINALRSHVVGLRLGEVLSDLGGFWRSLVGDSQLRWLGPEKGVVHMAIGAVVNAVWDLCAKREGKPLWKLLADLAPEQVVALIDFRYVEDALTPDEALGILRRARSGMGEREERLLAEGYPAYATSPGWLGYPDSKVAGLAREAVDSGFTQIKLKVGADLGDDERRCRTARGTIGPGVRMALDANQRWGVDEAVGWIRRLAEFDPYWIEEPTSPDDILGLAAIRRQVAPVRVAAGEHVHNRVMFKQLLQADALDFLQLDACRVGGVNENLAILLLAAKFGIPVCPHAGGVGLCELVQHLAMFDYLAVSGTLQDRVIEYVDHLHEHFLDPVVIVRGRYAAPTAPGFSSAMRPESLAAYAFPGGAAWQTPYDESPAGPYDESPAGPYDEPPAGPYDESPPGPYDDPPAEGPPA; encoded by the coding sequence ATGAGGCCCCACCCGACGCGCGGGCGGATCACGGCGCTGGACGCCTACGACATCCGGTTTCCCACGTCTCGTCGGCTTGAGGGGTCGGACGCGATGAATCCCGATCCGGATTATTCGGCGGCATATGTGATCGTCCGCACCGATGTCGGGGACGGGCTGGAGGGGCATGGGTTCTGCTTCACCATCGGCCGGGGCAATGAGGTCGAGGTGGCGGCGATCAACGCGTTGCGTTCCCATGTGGTGGGGCTGCGGCTGGGAGAGGTCCTGTCCGACCTCGGGGGGTTCTGGCGCTCGCTCGTCGGCGACAGTCAGCTGCGGTGGCTGGGGCCGGAGAAGGGCGTGGTGCACATGGCCATCGGGGCCGTGGTGAACGCCGTATGGGATCTGTGCGCGAAGCGGGAGGGGAAGCCGCTGTGGAAGCTGCTGGCCGACCTCGCGCCGGAGCAGGTGGTCGCGTTGATCGACTTCCGTTATGTGGAGGACGCGCTGACCCCCGATGAGGCGCTGGGGATTCTGCGGCGGGCGCGGAGCGGGATGGGGGAGCGGGAGGAGCGGCTGCTCGCCGAGGGGTATCCGGCGTATGCCACGTCTCCCGGCTGGCTCGGTTACCCGGACAGCAAGGTCGCCGGGTTGGCCCGGGAGGCCGTGGACAGTGGGTTCACGCAGATCAAACTCAAGGTCGGCGCCGATCTGGGTGACGATGAGCGGCGGTGCCGTACCGCGCGGGGGACGATCGGCCCCGGGGTGCGGATGGCGCTGGACGCCAATCAGCGCTGGGGGGTCGATGAGGCGGTCGGGTGGATCCGGCGGCTGGCGGAGTTCGACCCTTACTGGATCGAGGAGCCGACCAGCCCGGACGACATTCTCGGTCTCGCGGCGATCCGCCGGCAGGTGGCGCCGGTGCGGGTGGCGGCGGGCGAACATGTGCACAACCGGGTGATGTTCAAGCAACTGCTCCAGGCGGACGCGCTCGACTTTCTGCAGTTGGACGCCTGCCGGGTCGGGGGAGTCAACGAGAACCTGGCGATCCTCCTGCTTGCGGCCAAGTTCGGGATCCCGGTGTGCCCGCACGCGGGCGGGGTGGGCCTGTGCGAGCTCGTGCAGCATCTGGCGATGTTCGACTATCTGGCGGTCTCCGGCACCCTCCAGGACCGGGTCATCGAGTATGTCGACCATCTGCACGAGCACTTCCTCGACCCGGTCGTGATCGTCCGGGGACGGTACGCGGCCCCGACCGCCCCCGGCTTCAGCTCGGCGATGCGGCCCGAGTCGCTCGCCGCGTACGCGTTCCCCGGCGGCGCCGCCTGGCAGACCCCGTACGACGAGTCCCCGGCCGGACCGTACGACGAGTCCCCGGCCGGACCGTACGACGAGCCCCCGGCCGGACCGTACGACGAGTCCCCGCCCGGACCGTATGACGATCCCCCGGCTGAAGGACCCCCGGCATGA
- a CDS encoding SDR family NAD(P)-dependent oxidoreductase: protein MNRGEEFQGLTAVVTGGASGIGLATAETLAARGCRVAVLDRVPGPVPAWLHPVQADVGDAVSVADAVSRVADLFGGLDVLVNNAGIGAQGTVEDNADEEWHHVLDINVLGIVRTSRAALPYLRRSPSAAIVNTCSVAALAGLPQRALYAASKGAVLALTLAMAADHIGEGIRVNCVNPGTVDTPWVRRLLEHSDDPAAERAALIARQPTGRLVTAQQVADAIAYLAGPLAGATTGTALAVDGGIQGIRTRPDSFH, encoded by the coding sequence ATGAACCGCGGGGAGGAATTCCAGGGGCTGACCGCGGTCGTCACCGGCGGGGCGTCCGGGATCGGCCTGGCCACCGCCGAGACCCTGGCCGCGAGGGGGTGCCGGGTGGCGGTGCTCGACCGGGTTCCCGGGCCCGTGCCCGCGTGGCTGCACCCGGTACAGGCCGATGTCGGGGACGCCGTATCGGTGGCCGACGCCGTGAGCCGGGTGGCGGACCTGTTCGGCGGCCTGGATGTGCTGGTCAACAACGCCGGCATCGGCGCCCAGGGCACCGTCGAGGACAACGCGGACGAGGAATGGCACCACGTGTTGGACATCAATGTGCTCGGCATCGTCCGCACCAGCCGGGCGGCACTGCCGTATCTGCGCCGGTCTCCCAGCGCGGCCATCGTCAACACCTGCTCGGTCGCGGCGCTGGCCGGGCTGCCGCAGCGGGCGCTGTACGCGGCCAGCAAGGGCGCGGTGCTCGCGCTGACCCTGGCGATGGCCGCCGACCACATCGGCGAGGGCATCCGGGTCAACTGCGTCAACCCAGGCACCGTGGACACCCCCTGGGTGCGCCGGCTGCTCGAACACTCCGACGACCCGGCGGCCGAACGCGCCGCTCTCATCGCCCGCCAGCCCACCGGCCGCCTGGTCACCGCCCAGCAGGTCGCGGACGCCATCGCGTATCTCGCCGGGCCGCTGGCCGGTGCCACCACCGGGACGGCACTCGCCGTGGACGGAGGGATCCAGGGCATCCGCACACGTCCGGACTCCTTCCACTGA
- a CDS encoding sugar ABC transporter substrate-binding protein, with product MKRRIAAVGTALALGCGPAVTACDGGTSSTDNTASGKVGVVLPLLTSPFWESYDSYIPKQAAAQDVRLLQTVNSDSDPSKQITDIQNLLAQNAKGLVVSPLDSAAIVAGLNAAQAKDVPVVAVDVAPDKGKVAMVVRADNRAYGEKACRHIGDAVKTGKVVQIQGDLASINGRDRSEAFSACIKKNYPGIRVLDIPAVWKAERAAAGLEALYTANPDIKGIYMQAGGVYLAPTLSTLRRHDALVAAGSPGHIVIVSNDGIPQELDAIREGLIDATVSQPADQYAKYGIYYIKRAMEGETFRPGPTDHDSTIVRLPSGILEDQLSAPLVTEDNVDDASLWGNQIGKSS from the coding sequence ATGAAGCGACGCATCGCCGCCGTCGGAACAGCCCTCGCACTCGGCTGCGGGCCGGCCGTCACCGCCTGCGACGGGGGCACGAGCAGCACCGACAACACCGCTTCGGGCAAGGTCGGGGTGGTGCTGCCGCTGCTCACCTCACCGTTCTGGGAGTCGTACGACTCCTACATCCCCAAGCAGGCCGCCGCCCAGGACGTCCGCTTGCTTCAGACGGTGAACTCCGACTCCGATCCGAGCAAACAGATCACCGACATCCAGAATCTGCTCGCCCAGAACGCGAAGGGCCTGGTCGTCTCGCCGCTGGACTCCGCGGCGATCGTCGCCGGGCTGAATGCCGCGCAAGCCAAGGACGTGCCGGTGGTCGCCGTCGATGTGGCGCCGGACAAGGGCAAGGTCGCGATGGTGGTCAGGGCCGACAACCGTGCCTATGGGGAGAAGGCCTGTCGGCACATCGGCGACGCGGTGAAGACGGGCAAGGTCGTACAGATCCAGGGCGATCTGGCGTCGATCAACGGGCGGGACCGGTCGGAGGCGTTCAGCGCGTGCATCAAGAAGAACTACCCAGGCATCAGGGTGCTGGACATTCCCGCCGTCTGGAAGGCGGAGAGGGCGGCGGCCGGTCTGGAGGCGCTGTACACCGCCAACCCCGATATCAAGGGCATCTACATGCAGGCCGGCGGCGTGTATCTGGCCCCCACGTTGAGCACGCTGCGGCGGCACGACGCGCTGGTGGCGGCCGGTAGTCCCGGGCACATCGTGATCGTCTCCAACGATGGCATCCCGCAGGAGCTGGATGCGATCCGCGAGGGCCTGATCGATGCGACCGTCTCCCAGCCGGCCGACCAGTACGCCAAATACGGCATCTACTACATCAAGCGGGCGATGGAGGGCGAGACCTTCCGCCCGGGCCCGACCGACCACGACAGCACCATCGTCCGGCTGCCCAGCGGAATTCTGGAGGACCAGCTGTCGGCACCGTTGGTGACCGAGGACAACGTCGACGACGCGTCGCTGTGGGGCAACCAGATCGGCAAGAGCTCCTGA
- a CDS encoding sugar ABC transporter ATP-binding protein — translation MNRTPPTHPRADGGGRRAVAEARGIHKRYGPTVALDGVRIAVRAGESHALVGRNGAGKSTLVAILTGLQRPDRGVVLFDGEPAPGLADREAWQRRVACVYQQSTIIPDLTVAENLYVNRQPTGRGQVISWRRMRAAARELLDEWGVEVDENVPAGGLTVEDAKMVEIARSISRGTRFIILDEPTAQLDSRAIDRLFTHVRRLQRAGITFLYISHHLEEVYAVCQVVTVFRDARWITTAPVGELGRTQLVEAMTGGRGAGAAPGFGAIRSRAADAPVAVRVDRLSGPHFTDVSFAIRSGETVGLTGLAGSGSHQVAEALAGLYRPDSGRIEVLGRPTRPGSVPSALAAGVGCVPRDRHHEGLVPELSVAENASMTIMDRLGRLGVISRPARDAIARRTITGLDITTGGPDQPVKDLSGGNQQKVVMGRALATDPGVLVLINPTAGVDVQSKRALLSVVDRARAAGRAALVVSDELADLRSCDRVLVMFNGSLAAEYSVGWTDEELVASIEGVGTGHE, via the coding sequence ATGAACCGGACGCCACCGACCCACCCCCGCGCCGATGGCGGCGGCCGCCGCGCGGTGGCCGAGGCCCGCGGGATCCACAAGCGCTACGGGCCCACCGTGGCCTTGGACGGCGTGCGGATCGCCGTCCGGGCCGGTGAGTCGCACGCCCTGGTCGGCCGTAACGGGGCCGGCAAGTCGACGCTGGTGGCCATCCTGACCGGACTGCAGCGGCCGGACCGCGGCGTTGTGCTGTTCGACGGCGAACCCGCGCCCGGCCTGGCGGACCGCGAGGCGTGGCAGCGGCGGGTCGCCTGCGTCTACCAGCAGTCGACGATCATCCCTGACCTCACCGTCGCCGAGAACCTGTACGTCAACCGGCAACCCACGGGACGCGGCCAGGTGATCAGCTGGCGGCGGATGCGTGCGGCGGCCCGCGAGCTGCTGGACGAATGGGGTGTGGAGGTCGACGAGAACGTGCCGGCCGGCGGGCTCACCGTCGAGGACGCCAAGATGGTGGAGATCGCGAGGTCGATCTCGCGCGGAACCCGGTTCATCATTCTGGACGAGCCGACCGCCCAGCTGGACAGCCGGGCGATCGACCGCCTGTTCACCCATGTCCGGCGGTTGCAGCGGGCCGGGATCACCTTTCTCTACATCTCCCACCACCTGGAGGAGGTCTACGCCGTCTGCCAGGTCGTCACCGTCTTCCGGGACGCCCGCTGGATCACCACGGCGCCCGTGGGCGAGCTGGGCAGGACCCAACTCGTCGAGGCGATGACCGGAGGGCGGGGCGCGGGTGCGGCTCCCGGCTTCGGCGCGATCCGGTCGCGGGCTGCGGACGCGCCCGTGGCCGTACGGGTGGACCGGCTGAGCGGCCCGCATTTCACGGACGTCAGCTTCGCCATCCGGTCCGGCGAGACGGTGGGGCTGACCGGGCTCGCGGGCTCCGGGAGCCATCAGGTCGCCGAGGCGCTCGCCGGGCTGTACCGGCCCGACAGCGGGCGGATCGAGGTTCTCGGCCGTCCGACGCGGCCTGGCAGCGTCCCCTCGGCGCTCGCGGCGGGCGTGGGCTGTGTGCCGCGCGACCGGCACCACGAAGGGCTGGTACCGGAACTGTCGGTGGCGGAGAACGCCTCCATGACCATCATGGACCGGCTGGGGCGGCTGGGCGTGATCTCACGCCCGGCCCGGGACGCCATCGCCCGGCGGACGATCACCGGTCTCGACATCACGACGGGCGGCCCGGACCAGCCGGTCAAGGACCTGTCGGGCGGTAACCAGCAGAAGGTCGTCATGGGCCGGGCGCTGGCCACCGACCCGGGGGTACTGGTGCTCATCAATCCGACGGCGGGTGTCGACGTGCAGTCCAAGCGGGCGCTGCTGTCGGTCGTCGACCGGGCCAGGGCCGCGGGACGCGCGGCACTCGTCGTCTCGGACGAGCTGGCGGACCTGCGGAGCTGCGACCGCGTCCTGGTGATGTTCAACGGCTCTCTCGCCGCCGAGTACAGCGTCGGCTGGACCGACGAAGAACTGGTGGCCTCGATCGAAGGGGTCGGCACCGGCCATGAATGA
- a CDS encoding ABC transporter permease encodes MNDTAPNGPTNGGPANGGPANGGPMNGGPMNGGPANDGPTSGGPTSGGGPDRAARRPVRAIALGRIRDLALLPAVLLLLVIGAVSNESFLERDNLLNVLSASSALGLLVLAEAMILISGKMDLSLESIAGLAPALGFMAVIPAASAGFGSDLPTWFGLLIIPLTGALIGAVNGLLIVKLQLNGFIVTLAMNIVLRGVLVGMVSGKTLFDAPAAFLALGSDNWLGVPVSVWVTGACFAVAGWALRYHRLGRAVYAVGGNAPAARAAGIRVERVAWGVLIIGGTLAAVAGLVIAGRVGAINANQGQGLIFTVFAAAVIGGISLNGGKGSLAGALLGVLLLGMLENLLTLAQVSSFWIQAIYGAIILVALMIARLTTGEGQE; translated from the coding sequence ATGAATGACACCGCGCCGAACGGCCCGACGAACGGTGGCCCGGCGAACGGTGGCCCGGCGAACGGCGGTCCGATGAACGGCGGTCCGATGAACGGTGGCCCGGCGAACGATGGCCCGACGTCCGGTGGCCCGACGTCCGGTGGCGGGCCGGACAGAGCGGCCCGCCGCCCCGTCCGCGCGATCGCCCTGGGGCGGATCCGGGACCTGGCGCTGCTGCCCGCGGTGCTCCTGCTGCTGGTCATCGGTGCGGTCAGCAACGAGAGCTTCCTGGAGCGGGACAACCTGCTGAATGTGCTCAGCGCCTCCTCGGCGCTCGGACTGCTGGTGCTCGCCGAGGCGATGATCCTGATCAGCGGCAAGATGGACCTCTCGCTGGAATCGATCGCGGGGCTCGCCCCGGCCCTCGGCTTCATGGCCGTGATCCCGGCCGCCTCGGCGGGGTTCGGCAGCGATCTGCCCACCTGGTTCGGCCTGCTGATCATTCCGCTCACCGGGGCGCTGATCGGGGCCGTGAACGGTCTGCTGATCGTCAAGCTCCAGCTCAACGGATTCATCGTGACCCTGGCGATGAACATCGTGCTGCGCGGGGTCCTGGTCGGCATGGTGTCCGGCAAGACCCTGTTCGACGCCCCCGCCGCGTTCCTGGCCCTCGGGTCCGACAACTGGCTCGGCGTCCCCGTCTCCGTGTGGGTGACCGGCGCCTGTTTCGCCGTCGCCGGGTGGGCGCTGCGTTACCACCGGCTGGGACGCGCGGTGTACGCGGTGGGCGGCAACGCCCCCGCGGCGCGGGCGGCGGGCATCCGGGTCGAACGGGTGGCCTGGGGAGTTCTGATCATCGGCGGGACGCTGGCCGCGGTGGCCGGTCTGGTGATCGCCGGACGGGTCGGGGCGATCAACGCCAATCAGGGACAGGGCCTGATCTTCACCGTGTTCGCGGCCGCTGTCATCGGCGGCATCAGCTTGAACGGCGGCAAGGGATCCCTGGCCGGGGCGCTGCTCGGGGTCCTGCTGCTGGGCATGCTGGAGAACCTGCTCACCCTGGCGCAGGTGTCGTCCTTCTGGATCCAGGCCATCTACGGCGCGATCATCCTGGTGGCGCTGATGATCGCCCGGCTCACCACCGGCGAGGGCCAGGAGTAG
- a CDS encoding SpoIIE family protein phosphatase: MMFPKEATTDGTHGPFEMANVAAAVIDAKGTVIGWTGAAERLLGYGAAEVLDRSAATLLAQPEDASRAAEVAEECGTRESWGGLVGARHRDGRRLEVGLRVTAMSDTDDRRAWLVSAIDVAKAPTWAVSGEVLEGFLTRSPLGMAVLSPDLRYVWMNDTLERYGGVPREERLGRRMSDSLPGLNTEALEAQMRRVLETGVPVVDYEYRGWTWADPHREHAYSTSFFRLDDPDGSPLGVCYMGMDVTDRWRARERLALLSEASACIGGTLSVMRTAQELADFSVPRLADFVTVDLLEAVLDGEEPGSRPFDGTYPARRAGQQSIHEGCPESVIATGDPIAAPMSSPYIQSMVNGTSILEAYLDPDTTPWVAEDPARAASIREFGAPSAMWVPLSARGTVLGVATFIRTEHPDPFEEDDLLLAEELVSRAAVWVENARRYTREHAAALALQRSLLPQGLNGGTAMEVASRYLPADAREGVSGDWFDVIQLSGARVALVVGDVVGHGLNAAATMGRLRTAVQTLADMDLPPDELLAHLDDLVIRLTEEKGGDDEPIATAVLGATCLYAVYDPVTQLCTMARAGHPPPAVVTPGGKVTFPDLPAGPPLGLGSLPFESAEISLPEGSLIALYTDGLIESSDQDIDVGLSRLSDVLAQSGMPPEDLCSAVVNNLLTGPQTDDVALLLARPHALGADRVASWDLPTDPAIVASARELAVRQLLGWRLDDLVMTTELVVSELVTNAIRHGTGPVRLRMIRHDKLICEVSDASNTSPRMGHARTTDEGGRGLFLVAQLTRRWGTRYTRAGKIIWAEQDLPGPMGNRGGH, translated from the coding sequence ATGATGTTCCCCAAGGAGGCAACAACGGACGGAACGCATGGACCGTTCGAGATGGCGAATGTGGCTGCCGCGGTGATCGACGCGAAGGGCACGGTCATCGGCTGGACGGGGGCCGCTGAGCGGCTTCTGGGGTACGGCGCGGCGGAGGTCCTCGACCGCTCCGCCGCCACTCTGCTGGCGCAGCCCGAAGACGCGTCACGGGCGGCCGAGGTCGCAGAGGAGTGCGGGACCCGGGAGAGCTGGGGCGGCCTGGTGGGCGCCCGGCACCGTGACGGCCGCCGTCTTGAGGTCGGGCTGCGGGTGACCGCGATGTCCGACACCGACGACCGCAGGGCCTGGCTCGTATCGGCGATCGACGTGGCGAAGGCTCCGACCTGGGCGGTCAGCGGGGAGGTGCTGGAAGGTTTTCTCACCCGCTCACCGCTCGGCATGGCCGTGCTCAGCCCGGACCTGCGGTACGTGTGGATGAACGACACCCTGGAGCGCTACGGCGGTGTGCCGCGCGAAGAGCGGCTCGGGCGCCGGATGTCGGACTCGTTGCCGGGCCTGAACACCGAGGCGCTCGAAGCACAGATGCGGCGGGTGCTGGAGACCGGCGTGCCGGTCGTCGACTACGAGTACCGGGGCTGGACCTGGGCGGATCCGCACCGGGAACACGCCTACTCCACGTCCTTCTTTCGTCTCGACGACCCGGACGGCAGCCCGCTGGGCGTGTGCTACATGGGCATGGACGTCACCGACAGATGGCGGGCCCGGGAGCGCCTGGCCCTGCTCAGCGAGGCCAGCGCCTGTATCGGGGGCACGCTGAGCGTGATGCGGACCGCTCAGGAACTGGCCGACTTCTCGGTGCCGAGGCTTGCCGACTTCGTGACCGTCGATCTGTTGGAAGCGGTGCTGGACGGGGAGGAACCCGGTTCGCGGCCGTTCGACGGCACGTATCCGGCGCGGCGTGCCGGGCAGCAGTCGATCCACGAGGGCTGTCCGGAATCGGTGATCGCCACCGGCGACCCGATCGCCGCCCCCATGTCGTCGCCGTACATCCAGAGCATGGTCAACGGCACCTCGATTCTGGAAGCGTACCTGGACCCCGACACCACTCCGTGGGTCGCCGAGGACCCGGCCCGGGCCGCGAGCATCAGGGAGTTCGGGGCGCCCTCGGCGATGTGGGTGCCGCTGTCCGCGCGCGGCACCGTGCTGGGAGTGGCCACCTTCATCCGTACGGAGCATCCGGATCCGTTCGAGGAGGACGATCTGCTGCTCGCCGAGGAACTCGTCAGCCGGGCCGCGGTGTGGGTGGAGAACGCCCGCCGCTACACCCGTGAGCACGCTGCGGCGCTGGCCCTGCAGCGCAGTCTTCTCCCGCAGGGGCTGAACGGCGGGACCGCCATGGAGGTGGCCTCGCGCTACCTGCCGGCCGATGCCCGGGAAGGGGTGAGCGGCGACTGGTTCGATGTGATCCAGCTGTCCGGTGCCCGGGTCGCCCTGGTCGTCGGAGACGTCGTCGGGCACGGCCTCAACGCCGCGGCGACCATGGGCAGGCTGCGTACCGCCGTACAGACGCTCGCCGACATGGACCTGCCGCCCGATGAGCTGCTGGCCCACCTCGACGACCTGGTGATCCGGCTGACGGAGGAGAAGGGCGGCGACGACGAGCCCATCGCCACCGCGGTACTGGGCGCCACCTGCCTCTACGCCGTCTACGACCCGGTCACCCAGCTGTGCACCATGGCCCGGGCCGGACATCCGCCGCCCGCCGTGGTCACCCCCGGCGGCAAGGTCACCTTCCCGGACCTTCCGGCGGGCCCTCCGCTGGGCCTCGGCTCGTTGCCCTTCGAGTCCGCCGAGATATCCCTCCCCGAGGGAAGCCTGATCGCCCTCTACACCGATGGCCTCATCGAGAGCAGTGACCAGGACATCGACGTCGGGCTGTCCCGCCTCAGCGATGTGCTCGCGCAGTCCGGCATGCCACCGGAGGACCTGTGCTCGGCGGTCGTGAACAATCTGCTGACCGGCCCGCAGACCGACGACGTCGCTCTGCTCCTGGCCCGGCCGCATGCGCTGGGCGCCGACCGGGTCGCCTCGTGGGACCTGCCGACGGATCCGGCGATCGTCGCGAGCGCCAGGGAGCTGGCTGTCCGCCAGCTGCTCGGATGGCGGCTGGACGACCTGGTGATGACCACGGAACTGGTGGTCAGCGAGTTGGTCACCAACGCCATCAGGCACGGCACCGGACCCGTCAGGCTGCGCATGATCCGGCATGACAAGTTGATCTGCGAGGTGTCCGACGCCAGCAACACCTCGCCCCGGATGGGCCATGCGCGGACCACCGACGAGGGCGGCCGGGGGTTGTTCCTGGTCGCCCAGCTGACCCGCCGTTGGGGTACGCGCTACACCCGGGCCGGAAAGATCATCTGGGCCGAGCAGGACCTCCCGGGGCCGATGGGCAACCGGGGCGGGCACTGA
- a CDS encoding TOPRIM nucleotidyl transferase/hydrolase domain-containing protein, translating into MVSMSVFRDEVRSWAEGGSGEPARELAVGLGVRTAVLLEGLSDAAAVETLTARQGRDLAAEGVCVLPMGGAMNVGRYAGLLGPTGLGLRLAGLCDERERPYFDRGLDRAGAPGGDVFICVSDLEDELIRALGETKVEQIIQTEHEARAWHTFTRQPAQHGRPRQQQLRRFIGTKKGRKIRYGRLLVEALDLDVDQVPAPLNALLRSL; encoded by the coding sequence ATGGTCAGCATGAGCGTGTTCCGGGACGAGGTCAGAAGCTGGGCGGAGGGCGGTTCCGGGGAGCCTGCGAGGGAGCTGGCCGTGGGGCTGGGGGTACGGACGGCGGTATTGCTGGAAGGGCTCAGCGATGCCGCCGCCGTCGAGACGCTGACCGCCCGGCAGGGCCGGGACCTGGCGGCGGAGGGGGTGTGCGTGCTGCCGATGGGAGGGGCGATGAACGTCGGCCGCTACGCCGGACTCCTCGGCCCGACCGGCCTCGGGCTGCGCCTGGCGGGTCTGTGCGACGAGCGCGAGCGACCCTACTTCGACCGAGGCCTCGATCGGGCGGGGGCGCCGGGCGGGGACGTCTTCATATGCGTGTCGGACCTGGAGGACGAGCTCATCCGCGCACTGGGCGAGACGAAGGTCGAGCAGATCATCCAGACCGAGCACGAAGCGCGCGCCTGGCACACCTTCACCCGCCAGCCCGCCCAGCACGGCCGCCCCCGACAACAGCAACTGCGCCGCTTCATCGGCACGAAGAAGGGCCGCAAGATCCGCTACGGCCGCCTCCTGGTCGAGGCCCTCGACCTCGACGTCGATCAGGTGCCGGCTCCCCTCAATGCCCTGCTCAGGAGCCTGTGA